Proteins from a genomic interval of Dermacentor variabilis isolate Ectoservices chromosome 8, ASM5094787v1, whole genome shotgun sequence:
- the LOC142591351 gene encoding uncharacterized protein LOC142591351 → MARFFVLRSRSPSVISLRSLNDPMYQRYQVKARRHWKEIFASFILLACFLMVLMFIAGWNKNMTSDVKSFRGPRQRGPFGLPKTASAEDEELTTEEVGQRPLARSATEAPQDDVQPRVRTHVGMMTPAVDAVTEPALGTSAEQGDQHQEQGGGQMYAAPRAAVTDGGEAACNTSLCRHMKDWFDATVGSQADPCKEWNTFVCQASVAFPSFDSSPAKHVATTEENRTDDPTVAQKHATSEADGQELMMSCLKYARNLAEGVQDVLSFLEQFNLDLRRMVDDPTDDPVQRMMQLSLEYGVDTPVSFSRKYDVTAEASAPFTVQITLNPEVNEFVNALHSLEEDDADDFYQFLLAHYALVDDANVTEQLMDADEEIAQFVNKTAAAGSGQPFRMSLAGLANSTGISTEHSFCMSVITDSDFLVRAAVRWRWLFSRFGLSKQGVNEHVTADEPALALVAYLSRPEERLAMRRVLAWNVLRYLVGPKADVVAALNRTRAAEDVPDKDAAMPTSETKCRRLVNRLSGVPHRVLDLFDGKAAVPAAAISAVTGLMSQLQDAVASIFKGGATNGSPIAAGADSTLFPTANAASQAALFPDSRRRDLADPKHLFVALAAATKSTTGTMLQVPVGPGDSFPQRWLRGLRAWHGLPPLAQALLPAMTSAVSVDSPAAFFRPPFYVPGAPPEYNLAALGQVIAKALAHKLVERRRFDPAVGGRWRSFWQSRDTSAANDSTYCLHAGHNKNDTWRQRRMNESELADGARLDELLGSGIAYLAFQRTRLATTAGSGGRSTTTTELLPGVNLSSRQLFFIMHCALGCAMGGQRSPAELKQRCMVVYQARRRFVDRHCGQLAEKGSGPNDCRYI, encoded by the exons ATGGCCCGATTTTTCGTCCTGCGGTCTCGTTCGCCCTCCGTGATATCGCTGAG ATCACTCAATGACCCTATGTACCAGCGGTACCAGGTCAAAGCCCGCCGCCACTGGAAGGAGATCTTCGCCTCGTTCATCCTCCTCGCGTGCTTCCTCATGGTCCTGATGTTCATCGCGGGATGGAACAAGAACATG acaTCCGATGTCAAATCGTTCCGGGGCCCTCGCCAAAGGGGCCCCTTCGGTCTTCCCAAGACGGCCTCTGCTGAGGACGAAGAACTG ACAACAGAGGAAGTGGGCCAAAGGCCGCTGGCCCGGAGTGCCACGGAGGCGCCGCAAGACGACGTGCAGCCTAGAGTAAGGACACACGTGGGTATGATGACACCGGCTGTCGACGCTGTGACTGAGCCTGCACTGGGGACATCGGCTGAACAGGGGGATCAGCACCAGGAGCAAGGAG GCGGCCAAATGTACGCTGCGCCTCGTGCGGCGGTCACCGATGGGGGTGAAGCCGCGTGCAACACTTCCCTGTGCCGCCACATGAAGGACTGGTTCGACGCAACGGTCGGCAGCCAGGCGGACCCGTGCAAGGAGTGGAACACGTTCGTGTGCCAAGCGTCAGTCGCGTTCCCCAGCTTCGACTCCAGCCCAGCCAAG CATGTGGCAACCACCGAGGAAAACAGAACAGACGACCCTACCGTCGCACAGAAGCATGCAACCAGTGAAGCAGACGGCCAGGAACTCATGATGTCCTGCCTGAAATACGCGCGGAATCTGGCAGAGGGAGTGCAGGATGTGCTGTCTTTCTTGGAGCAGTTCAACCTGGACCTGCGCCGCATGGTTGACGATCCCACAGATGATCCCGTGCAGCGCATGATGCAACTTTCTCTTGAATATGGCGTCGACACACCGGTGTCCTTTTCGCGGAAGTACGACGTTACCGCAGAAGCATCAGCGCCTTTCACTGTTCAA ATCACCTTGAACCCCGAAGTGAACGAATTCGTCAACGCGCTGCACTCGCTAGAAGAGGACGATGCCGACGACTTCTACCAGTTCCTCCTCGCGCACTACGCTCTGGTGGACGACGCGAACGTGACGGAGCAGCTCATGGATGCGGACGAAGAGA TCGCACAGTTCGTgaacaagacagcagcagcaggctcCGGGCAACCATTCAGAATGAGCCTCGCAGGCCTCGCCAACTCCACGGGCATCTCGACAG AGCATTCGTTCTGCATGAGTGTAATCACCGACTCTGATTTCCTGGTTCGTGCTGCAGTCCGGTGGCGGTGGCTGTTTTCTCGGTTCGGCCTTTCCAAGCAAGGCGTCAACGAGCACGTGACCGCGGATGAGCCGGCGCTAGCCCTGGTGGCCTACCTGTCGCGCCCCGAAGAGAGGCTGGCCATGCGACGCGTACTCGCCTGGAACGTCCTCCGCTACCTGGTCGGACCCAAGGCGGACGTCGTGGCGGCGCTGAACCGGACCCGGGCTGCAGAAGACGTGCCGGACAAGGACGCAGCCATG CCAACGTCGGAGACCAAGTGTCGGCGACTGGTGAACAGACTGAGCGGCGTGCCGCACAGGGTCCTCGACTTATTCGACG GCAAGGCCGCAGTGCCCGCAGCGGCCATCTCAGCTGTGACCGGCCTCATGTCACAGCTCCAGGATGCTGTGGCTTCCATCTTCAAAGGCGGCGCGACGAACGGCAGTCCCATCGCGGCAGGAGCGGACTCAACACTTTTTCCAACCGCCAACGCTGCGTCGCAAGCGGCGCTGTTTCCGGATTCTAGACGACGAGACCTGGCTGACCCCAAGCATCTTTTCGTGGCGCTGGCAGCCGCGACAAAG AGCACGACCGGAACCATGCTGCAGGTACCCGTGGGGCCAGGAGACAGCTTCCCCCAGCGCTGGCTGCGTGGCCTACGCGCCTGGCACGGGCTCCCGCCGCTGGCGCAGGCGCTGCTTCCGGCGATGACGTCAGCTGTCAGCGTGGACTCGCCGGCCGCCTTCTTCCGGCCACCATTCTACGTTCCTGGAGCACCGCCCGAGTACAACCTCGCCGCGCTGGGTCAG GTCATCGCCAAGGCCCTGGCGCACAAGCTGGTTGAGCGGCGCCGCTTCGATCCAGCCGTCGGAGGGCGCTGGCGAAGCTTCTGGCAAAGCCGCGACACCAGCGCCGCCAACGACAGCACTTACTGCCTGCATGCCGGCCACAACAAG AACGACACCTGGCGGCAACGGAGAATGAACGAGAGCGAGCTCGCTGACGGGGCTCGCCTCGACGAGCTCCTGGGTTCCGGGATAGCCTACTTGGCCTTCCAGAGAACCCGACTCGCCACCACCGCCGGGAGTGGTGGTcgttcgacgacgacgacggagctgctgccgGGGGTGAATCTCTCGAGCAGGCAGCTCTTCTTCATAATGCACTGCGCGCTGGGCTGCGCCATGGGAGGACAGCGAAGCCCGGCCGAGCTCAAGCAGCGATGCATGGTCGTGTACCAGGCGCGAAGGCGCTTCGTCGACCGACACTGCGGGCAGCTCGCCGAGAAGGGAAGCGGTCCGAACGATTGCCGCTACATATAG
- the LOC142590983 gene encoding uncharacterized protein LOC142590983, with the protein MPEMYDGAPLLHNSLARLTLSDVHDRISLWFIKTCPAVSVRLSDCLNPSHPDYPSLGRLLARNSSLSCLVLRHDDLPLGEVCLLENICRIASLQYLCLLSAAPLMDNDAAFSVLAFAASLSPQSVYTFTTAAVPAAPRSGSRGCSGGAFQAVATWFETVPASSIVRRLRS; encoded by the exons ATGCCGGAAATGTACGACGGCGCCCCCCTGCTTCACAATTCGCTTGCCAGGCTGACTCTTAGTGACGTACATGACCGTATCTCCCTTTGGTTCATCAAGACCTGTCCAGCGGTTTCGGTGCGGCTGTCAGACTGCCTCAATCCGTCGCACCCGGACTACCCGTCACTGGGTCGGCTGCTCGCCAGAAACAGCTCGCTGAGTTGTCTCGTGCTTCGGCACGATGACCTGCCCCTCGGCGAGGTGTGTCTGTTG GAAAACATCTGCCGCATCGCCAGCCTGCAGTACCTGTGCCTTCTGTCAGCGGCGCCATTAATGGACAATGACGCCGCGTTTTCCGTGCTGGCGTTCGCTGCCAGCTTGAGTCCTCAAAGTGTGTACACGTTCACTACCGCAGCTGTCCCGGCGGCACCGAGAAGCGGATCACGTGGATGCAGCGGTGGCGCTTTCCAAGCTGTGGCGACCTGGTTCGAGACGGTCCCTGCTTCCTCTATTGTTCGACGGCTACGTTCATAG